In Hyphomicrobiales bacterium, the following are encoded in one genomic region:
- a CDS encoding RNA methyltransferase has protein sequence MSDAKTSPVRPGVVKTVTSLANPTVKDIRSLQQRKFRQQTGRFVAEGLKLVTDAVEAGWPIEIFVHAEKIGTQDAVAQTAAKVKARGGLILQVSEAVLSKMTHRDNPQMVIGVFRQRLKKLADIDASGATVWVALENIKDPGNLGTVIRTVDSVGASGVILIGDTVDPFSIETVRATMGSIFAVPVVKASVEEFLAWKDTFPGPVIGTHLAGAVDYRTIDYPEPMILLMGNEQSGLPQRIADSCDRLVKIPMAGRADSLNLAVSTGIMLYEARRSRLVL, from the coding sequence ATGAGCGACGCAAAGACCTCCCCTGTTCGGCCGGGCGTGGTGAAAACGGTCACCAGCCTTGCCAATCCCACCGTCAAGGACATCCGCTCGCTGCAGCAGCGCAAATTTCGCCAGCAGACCGGCCGCTTCGTCGCCGAGGGGCTGAAGCTCGTCACCGATGCGGTCGAGGCCGGCTGGCCGATCGAGATCTTCGTGCACGCGGAAAAGATCGGCACGCAGGACGCGGTGGCGCAGACGGCGGCGAAGGTGAAGGCGCGCGGCGGGCTCATCCTGCAGGTGTCGGAAGCCGTGCTTTCCAAGATGACGCATCGCGACAATCCGCAGATGGTGATCGGCGTGTTCCGTCAGCGGCTCAAGAAGCTCGCCGATATCGACGCGTCGGGCGCGACCGTGTGGGTGGCGCTCGAAAACATCAAGGATCCGGGCAATCTCGGCACCGTCATCCGCACCGTCGATTCCGTCGGCGCGTCCGGCGTCATTTTGATCGGCGACACAGTCGATCCGTTCTCGATCGAAACGGTGCGCGCCACCATGGGCTCGATCTTTGCCGTGCCGGTGGTGAAGGCAAGCGTCGAGGAGTTCCTTGCCTGGAAGGACACGTTCCCCGGTCCGGTGATCGGCACGCATCTGGCCGGCGCCGTTGACTATCGCACCATCGACTATCCCGAGCCGATGATCCTGTTGATGGGCAACGAGCAGTCGGGCCTGCCGCAACGGATCGCGGATTCTTGCGACCGGCTGGTGAAGATCCCGATGGCGGGACGCGCCGATTCGCTCAATCTCGCGGTTTCGACCGGCATCATGCTCTATGAGGCGCGCCGCTCGCGGCTCGTTCTTTGA